A portion of the Fulvia fulva chromosome 1, complete sequence genome contains these proteins:
- a CDS encoding putative metabolite transport protein encodes MAINPFGELTPYFVYLLLTATLGPLLFGYHLAELNAPQEVITCAKKSIDASTFARVKSILAAKTTASTGTLPQCIPMSPVEFGLVSSFLTLGGLIGALSAGPVTAKQGRLRAMIYSSIFAAIGPIFEAAAPNITVLTIGRFISGVGAGAATVVVPIYISEISPPHKRGFFGAFTQILTNCGILITQALGLFLSRGQLWRIILAVGGAIAVVQAVGLVLGGQESPKWLAENGQPSKGKSILKKIRGDGPDIEDEMSSWNISAGHQVDGEEERLLGQPTNTNLNSSLGVFGVLQHPDTRPAVIAVVMIMVGQQFTGINSIVMYGVGLLSDLLAANSAYLNVIVAGVNVIITTSCAPLSDRWGRKTCLLISISGMGISSILLAIGIMQSIKILSAISVVLFVASFGFGLGPIPFILAAELVNTEAVGATQSWALAANWIATFIVAQFFPLLNEKMGKGQVYFIFAAAAVVFGAFIAWRVPETRGRRDADEVWGRKKAPDLED; translated from the coding sequence GCGATCAACCCATTTGGCGAGCTCACGCCATACTTCGTCTACCTCCTCCTGACAGCAACCCTCGGGCCTCTCCTCTTCGGCTACCATCTTGCCGAGCTCAACGCGCCGCAGGAAGTCATCACCTGTGCAAAGAAGAGCATCGATGCATCAACGTTCGCCCGTGTCAAGTCTATCCTCGCAGCGAAGACTACCGCATCGACAGGAACACTACCGCAATGCATTCCCATGAGCCCGGTGGAGTTCGGCTTGGTGTCCTCCTTCTTAACACTGGGGGGTCTTATCGGAGCACTTTCAGCAGGTCCAGTCACGGCTAAGCAAGGCAGACTGCGTGCCATGATCTACTCATCCATATTCGCAGCCATTGGTCCGATCTTCGAGGCTGCTGCACCAAACATCACTGTGCTGACTATAGGACGCTTCATATCTGGAGTAGGAGCAGGAGCAGCCACGGTCGTCGTACCCATCTACATCAGCGAGATCTCACCTCCACATAAGAGAGGGTTCTTTGGCGCCTTCACCCAAATTCTGACCAATTGCGGTATCCTCATCACGCAAGCCTTGGGACTCTTCCTCAGCAGAGGACAACTATGGAGGATCATACTAGCTGTGGGCGGAGCTATAGCTGTGGTACAAGCAGTCGGCCTGGTGCTAGGAGGACAGGAAAGTCCAAAGTGGCTAGCGGAGAACGGACAGCCATCAAAGGGAAAGAGCATACTCAAAAAGATCAGAGGCGACGGGCCAGATATCGAAGATGAAATGTCCAGCTGGAACATCAGTGCAGGCCACCAAGTCGATGGCGAAGAGGAACGACTCCTCGGACAACCCACAAACACCAACCTCAACTCCAGCCTCGGCGTCTTCGGCGTGCTACAACACCCCGATACCCGTCCCGCCGTCATCGCCGTAGTGATGATCATGGTCGGCCAACAATTCACCGGCATCAACAGCATAGTCATGTACGGCGTCGGGCTCCTCTCAGACCTCCTCGCCGCCAACTCCGCATACCTCAACGTAATCGTCGCAGGCGTCAACGTAATCATCACCACCTCCTGCGCACCCCTCTCAGACCGCTGGGGTCGCAAGACATGTCTCCTAATCTCTATCTCCGGTATGGGAATCAGCAGCATCCTCCTCGCCATTGGAATCATGCAGTCGATCAAAATCTTGAGCGCGATCTCAGTCGTCTTGTTCGTGGCATCGTTCGGGTTTGGCTTGGGACCTATACCTTTCATCCTCGCGGCGGAGCTTGTGAATACTGAAGCTGTGGGTGCTACGCAATCGTGGGCGTTGGCGGCGAATTGGATTGCTACTTTCATCGTGGCGCAGTTCTTCCCGCTACTGAACGAGAAGATGGGGAAGGGGCAGGTATACTTCATTTTCGCTGCTGCTGCCGTGGTCTTTGGTGCTTTCATTGCGTGGAGAGTCCCTGAGACGAGGGGTCGACGCGATGCGGACGAAGTATGGGGTAGGAAGAAAGCGCCGGATCTTGAGGACTAG
- a CDS encoding High-affinity nicotinic acid transporter: MAVADMEKVAGVHHFERTESGDSKESGNNTAINAFTPEEQKKLIWKIDVRLVLTLGFMYCVSLMDRTNLGIAVVAGMGVDMKLAVGFRYSTIVLVFFITYVALQPPATVILRKVGPRIFLPTITVLWGITMITFAFVKTWTTLIPLRLLLGIFEAGFFPGCAYLLSCWYPRYDLQKRYAVFYLIGSLSSAFSGILAYGFSQMNGMGSLGTGYGQRYGPTKANPTAPSGEMSGIAGWRWIFIMQGLLTVVVALIGAFTIADFPEKAAQKSKSFALSFLTQKEADFFVARIEKDRQDAIAEPFQLSAYLRCGLDSKIWGFATLFMLTTTSTYAIAYFLPIILHDGMGFEAAMAECLIAPPYIFAAIWMFGCAWIGDKYRIRGPIIIVNALLGVIGLPLLGFCEGAAIRYFGVFLATTSCNANIPAILSYQANNLRGQWKRAFASATLVGAGGIGGIIGSTVFRAQDKPGYAPGMYTTIIACALVVVLTAVMDLKFHRANKRAEAGGKVIEGLEGFRYTL; this comes from the exons ATGGCAGTCGCCGATATGGAGAAGGTCGCTGGTGTCCACCACTTCGAGCGAACCGAGTCTGGCGATTCGAAGGAGTCGGGTAACAACACTGCCATCAACGCTTTCACCCCAGAGGAGCAGAAGAAGTTGATATGGAAGATCGATGTTCGCCTCGTCCTGACACTGGGCTTTATGTACTGTGTCTCCTTGATGGACCG CACAAACTTGGGCATCGCCGTCGTCGCAGGCATGGGCGTTGACATGAAACTCGCGGTTGGCTTCAGATACTCCACAATCGTGCTCGTCTTCTTCATCACATACGTCGCCCTGCAGCCCCCAGCGACTGTCATCCTACGCAAGGTCGGACCACGAATCTTCCTGCCCACCATCACCGTCCTGTGGGGTATCACTATGATAACCTTCGCCTTCGTCAAGACCTGGACCACCCTCATCCCACTGAGACTCCTTCTCGGTATCTTCGAGGCCGGCTTCTTCCCTGGATGCGCATACCTCCTCAGCTGCTGGTACCCCCGCTACGATCTCCAGAAGCGCTACGCCGTCTTCTACCTCATCGGCAGCTTGTCCTCCGCCTTCTCGGGTATCCTG GCCTACGGCTTCTCCCAAATGAACGGCATGGGCTCCCTCGGCACCGGCTACGGCCAACGCTACGGCCCCACCAAAGCAAACCCAACAGCCCCCTCCGGCGAAATGTCCGGCATCGCAGGCTGGCGCTGGATCTTCATCATGCAAGGCCTCCTGACCGTCGTCGTCGCCCTCATCGGTGCCTTCACCATCGCCGACTTCCCCGAAAAAGCCGCGCAAAAATCCAAATCTTTCGCCCTCTCCTTCCTAACCCAGAAAGAAGCCGACTTCTTCGTCGCCCGGATTGAGAAGGACCGTCAGGATGCTATCGCTGAGCCGTTCCAGCTCTCGGCCTACCTCCGCTGTGGTTTGGACTCGAAGATTTGGGGGTTTGCGACGCTGTTCATGCTCACTACCACCAGTACTTATGCGATCGCTTACTTCCTCCCCATCATTCTCCACGACGGTATGGGTTTCGAGGCCGCAATGGCGGAATGCCTCATCGCGCCTCCGTACATTTTCGCCGCTATCTGGATGTTCGGGTGTGCGTGGATTGGCGACAAGTACCGCATTCGTGGTCCTATCATTATCGTTAATGCGCTGCTGGGTGTCATTGGCCTGCCGCTGCTGGGATTCTGTGAAGGAGCTGCGATTCGCTATTTTGGCGTTTTCCTCGCTACCACCTCCTGCAATGCCAACATCCCAGCTATCCTCTCCTACCAAGCCAACAATCTTCGAGGGCAGTGGAAGCGTGCGTTCGCGTCTGCTACGCTGGTTGGTGCGGGAGGAATTGGTGGGATTATTGGGAGTACTGTATTCAGAGCGCAGGATAAGCCGGGATATGCACCGGGCATGTATACGACAATCATCGCTTGTGCGTTGGTTGTGGTGCTTACGGCTGTGATGGACCTTAAGTTCCACCGGGCGAACAAGAGGGCTGAGGCGGGTGGGAAGGTTATTGAGGGGCTTGAGGGGTTCCGGTATACGCTTTAG